The region TTAAAACCTTGGCAAAAAAAATTCAAGTGAAATATTATATGAGTTTGCATATTTCACACAAAAATGTCCAAACAATGAGCTGAAAGCTACTACTTTCAACAAATTCCACCATCTAAAATAAAATTCCCCTTAAGTGCAAAGCGGAAAATCTTTACATTTCTTTTGCATCCACAATCAAAAGCACACGGCATATTTATCCCTACACAAACACATAACATACTACAAAAAAAGATATTTTTTCCATAGGAACGGTTCCTGCTTGCGTCTTTTTATAAAATCAGGAGGAACAAAAATGGAAATCAGCTTTGCCAACGAATCAGTAAAAGCACCTCTGCAAAAAGAGCATACCCGCCACGCCCCGGCTTCCGAAGTCACCCGCGAGCACAAATTAGACTCTATTTCGGGCAACATCAGAGCCGGCCTCAACTCCCGCGCAGAAGATCCCGACCAGCTTCTGGAGCAGACCGTGGAAGCCAGCGCAAACGAGGGAGCCATTGATGGAGCACACGATTTCAACATGGCCAGAGTCATGGAACTTCTTTCCGACCCTCTGTTGCAGAAAGATATTCCTTAGTCGCCGGATCAGAACCAAAAACGTTTTTCACAGGACAAAGCCGTTTTTCAGTTTATATTCTGGCAGATTGAATGTAGTTACATGCAGATAACAGAAGCTGGCAGACTGTGACTATATATGCGGGTACAGAAATTGTTGTAACACCGCTGAAGATCTCTTTTTATCAGTCTGAGGCAAAGGCCCGGAAACATTATTTCCGAGCCTTTGCCTTTTCACGTTCAAAATGATACCAAAAAGAAGATTCAGGCCACAACCGATCACGGCAACTTTCTATGAATAAAATCAACTTGATAAAAACCCCGGATAAACGAACCCCCGGCTACCCTCCCATGGAGTCTACCTTGACTCCCCCACGGCCGGTGGAAATCGATCCTGCGTGGGCAGTTCCTTCCGCCAGCCAATGTATGAGCTGGTGGGATGACTATAAGATGCTGGACAACATCAAAGCCCACAGTATGCTTGTTGCCAAAGTTGCGGTTCAGGCCGCTACCCTTGCGGTAGAATCGGGGATAAAACTGGATATCCCCACCATTCAGGCTTCCGCCCTGCTGCACGATATTGCCAAAAGCTACTGCATCCACCACAGCGGCAACCACAGCCAGATAGGCGCCGCATGGACAATACAGCTCACCGGCAACCCGGCTATAGCCATGGGCGTTCTGCATCATGTCTTCTGGCCCTTTGAACCGGATGCTGACAAATATTTCCTTCCGCTGGTTATAAGTTACGCTGATAAGCGCGTAATGCATGACACATTCACCACACTTGAAAAAAGATTCAATGATTTGAAAGTGCGCTACGGCAGGACTGAAAAAATCAAACAAAGAATTCACAAAACTTTCGAGCAGGCCCTGACTCTTGAAGAGCGGCTCGGCAAACTAATCGGAGTTGATCTCAATGCATGTTCTCTTGATTGCGGGCGGCTGGTCTGACGAACGGGAAGTATCTCTGAGCGGAGCTAAAGGGATTGAAAAAGCGCTTCTGGAACTCGGACATGACGTAGAGTTTGTAGATCCCGCAAAAGATTTTAAAAATATCCTGCTTTTGGCAGAACATGCTGATTTCGCCTTTATCAACCTGCACGGTTCTCCGGGCGAAGACGGTCTTATCCAGGCCATGCTCAATCAAGTCAACTGCCCCTATCAGGGAGCTGAGCCTGAAAGCTCTTTCCTGACTCTGAACAAAGCGGCAACCAAAACCGTATTTGACCATCACTCAGTCCGCACTCCACGCTGGGATCTGTACTGTGCGGCTAAGGGCTGCAAAGAATCCAGTAATATCGAACCCCCGGTATTCATCAAACCGAATACAGGCGGCTCCAGCCTCGGCATGACCTTTGCCCGTACCCGTGAAGAGCTGGAGAACGGCTTGGAAACAGTCTTCAAGCTAGGAGACAGCGCACTGGTGGAAGAATTCATCGACGGAGTTGAAGTCACCTGCGGCATTCTCGACGGAGAACCGCTGCCGCTGATCATGATCAACCCACCGGAAAATGCCGAATTCTTTGATTACCACAGTAAATACGCCCTTGACGGGGCGGAAGAGATATGCCCCGCTCCCATTTCCGCCGAGCTGACTGAAGAGATTCAGCAGATTACGGCCAAGGTCCACAAGCTACTGGGCTTAAGCGATTACAGCAGGGCTGATTTTATAATTTCTGAAGGGGTGCCTTACCTGCTGGAAGTAAATACTCTTCCCGGCATGACCCCTACAAGCCTTGTCCCGCAGGCCGCTCAGGAAGCCGGCTATCCGTTCAATGAACTGATTGCAAAACTCATTGAGCTGGGACAAAAAAAGCGGAAGTAACTTTTTCAAACGGAAACGTCAGGATCAACACATGTCAGCATCGCTCAAACTCAAAACTGTTTCATTCCTCTACAGTCTCGGCTGGAAGGCCGCCATTCCTTTCCTTAAGAAAAATGACAGGTTAAAGGAAAACTTTGATCGCAGGACCCTGAAACACAGCCTGCCGCCTCGCGCGGATGTCTGGATTCAGGCCGCCTCAGCAGGTGAAGCAAAGATAGCCTCCCGGATAATGGAAAATATTTCCATGCCCAGCCCGACAAAATTTCTGTTGACCACCAATACCGAGCAAGGACTTTCCGAACTTGAAAGAACCGCTTATAAGCTGACTCCCAACCCTCGAAAAATTTCCGCATCCGCAACTTATTTTCCTTTTGACAGCCCGGATATCGCCCGCAAGGCACTTGAAGCCGTATGTCCGAAGCTGGTCGTGCTGATTGAAACCGAGATTTGGCCCGGTTTCCTTTCCGCATGTAAAGATCTCGGCATTAAAGTGATCATCGTCAACGGACGCATGACCACAAAAAGTCTTGCCGGATATATGGCCCTGCCGGAATTTTTCCAGTCGGTTGCACCGGAAGAAATTCTCGCTATATCAGAGGATGATGCCACCCGCTTCCGGACTCTTTTTG is a window of Maridesulfovibrio sp. DNA encoding:
- a CDS encoding phosphohydrolase, translated to MNKINLIKTPDKRTPGYPPMESTLTPPRPVEIDPAWAVPSASQCMSWWDDYKMLDNIKAHSMLVAKVAVQAATLAVESGIKLDIPTIQASALLHDIAKSYCIHHSGNHSQIGAAWTIQLTGNPAIAMGVLHHVFWPFEPDADKYFLPLVISYADKRVMHDTFTTLEKRFNDLKVRYGRTEKIKQRIHKTFEQALTLEERLGKLIGVDLNACSLDCGRLV
- a CDS encoding D-alanine--D-alanine ligase, coding for MHVLLIAGGWSDEREVSLSGAKGIEKALLELGHDVEFVDPAKDFKNILLLAEHADFAFINLHGSPGEDGLIQAMLNQVNCPYQGAEPESSFLTLNKAATKTVFDHHSVRTPRWDLYCAAKGCKESSNIEPPVFIKPNTGGSSLGMTFARTREELENGLETVFKLGDSALVEEFIDGVEVTCGILDGEPLPLIMINPPENAEFFDYHSKYALDGAEEICPAPISAELTEEIQQITAKVHKLLGLSDYSRADFIISEGVPYLLEVNTLPGMTPTSLVPQAAQEAGYPFNELIAKLIELGQKKRK